CtcctcattttctttctctctctattttccttctctcctccttttctttctctccttctgctTGATGTAAATAATCTTATTTCTTTTTGAAGAAATGTGCATAAAAACACAACGCTTGATAAAATGTTAGCAAAAATATGACTAgcaagatttaaaaataaaaatgaccctTTTTTCATCACACATCTGGTTTGCTTGCGTTTCCGTAGCTAGCTGAATGAAAATAGGAACTTAAATTGAATTGTTAATTAATTTGTAAGCCAGCATTTGTACAATAATATTAGCATGTATGCTAGCTTTAATCAAAACTAGTGGACGTTTAATGGAAGAAATGGAGACGATGCCTCGAATGTGAGttggaaagaaagaagggaaaaaatattgtttttctgAGAGAAACTTTGGCACAGTCACAATTCGAAGGTCTAATAAACTTGATGTTGTTGTGTAGCTGCAGTGCAGGTTGTGTTGGTGTTACATGAAGTCTCTGGTGTTGTATGTACAGGGAAACCATCTGGAACCTCCGAGTGGACTTCTTACAGGAGAGAGTGATTGGACAGTGGGATTCCTTCACCATATGGAACGCTGGGAAACAGGGAAGGAAACTTTACCGCAGTTTGAcattgaccaatcagaagaagGTACGAGTCAATAGCAGTAAAGAGCGTAGCTGCACCTTACAGATGTTCAACCAAACTGATTTCCAGACAGCACAAAATAATTGTTTCTCAGTTTGTTGTTCTGTTCAGCAAACGTTAGCTAGTAATAACCTCCTGTATTCAGAAGGAGTTCACTAGGGGCACTTACGTGTGGATTACTGCATCTAATAGCAACCCTAGAATCTCACCGTAGCTCGCTTTAGGTATTCAAGTGTGTTTTcagttatttatgtgtgtgtaatagttcagtgtttattttcattcattactATAACAGCTGttactgtgtcacacacacacacacacacaaaatcatctgCTTACAAAtatggatctgtgtgtgtgttaagttgTTTGCGGAATCCTCATGATTATCAAAATGCCTGACGTATGtggcgtgtgtgtatgtgtgtgtgtgtcaggtgaaaGCATTCTGCGATGTAGACgagaacaaaattaaaaaggGCTTCTACACATATGAGGAATCaaaggtacatacacacaactcCATCActctaacgtgtgtgtgtgttgagaaaaatataataaatgttattaattaatCGTTGTCTTTTTAACATGATTGTTACATTTGGTCTTCAGAAAAGTCTAAAAATcaaatgcatattttttttgCCTAAACAGGAACGACCCAAACCGCAAATCCCTGTGCTGCACTACAGAGATTCATCACCTccatttattgtgtgtgtaaaactggtgagtactgtgcgtgtgtatgtgtgagtgagtgtttgtgtgtgtgtctaaactACATAATAATGCTATTATTACCATTAAGatgtcacacacagattttCTGAGCAGACAGGAAATGGATGAAGTCAGGCATAAAATGTCTTCCTGATGACTCTCCTCCAGATGAATGTCCTCTACCccctaaatacacacacaccattcattatgagaaaacaacaaacacatacacatcaggAATTCTGAATATTGTGAggacttaaaaaaacaattctctctgtctctcactcactcactctctctctctctctctctctctctctctctctctcatatttagGATATGACCGGCGGTGTTTTGGAGGAGacgctgctctctctctctttaacagAAGGACTGGATTATTATCACTTCAACTAACTGATGGACAGAAAGAAGGCGTGAGTGACAGATGAAGACAACATGGCAGACAGATCAAAAAGAGATGCAgagaagatgtgtgtgtggggggggggtgtttgctCAGTGTTACTGTATGTAGCTGATAAGTGCAGAGACTA
This genomic window from Tachysurus fulvidraco isolate hzauxx_2018 chromosome 18, HZAU_PFXX_2.0, whole genome shotgun sequence contains:
- the b3gntl1 gene encoding UDP-GlcNAc:betaGal beta-1,3-N-acetylglucosaminyltransferase-like protein 1 isoform X9, with amino-acid sequence MQVYTSHGPTVVMPTWFCSRLWFQKVGPFDEGGKGVPEDLLWFYQSLRQGGGLIRVDECLLIYRYHEQAATHTVLEETIWNLRVDFLQERVIGQWDSFTIWNAGKQGRKLYRSLTLTNQKKVKAFCDVDENKIKKGFYTYEESKERPKPQIPVLHYRDSSPPFIVCVKLDMTGGVLEETLLSLSLTEGLDYYHFN